One segment of Fructilactobacillus hinvesii DNA contains the following:
- the recN gene encoding DNA repair protein RecN, whose amino-acid sequence MLKEISIKNFAIIEQLAVNFETGMTVLTGETGAGKSIIIDAVGLLAGGRGSQHFIRTGANKAVLQGLFQVPPAGIAEQKLDEFGIDHDDDNIILQRELYRNGRNICRVNGMLVNTTTLKQIGETLVDIYGQNEHQALMQPDQHLSLLDEFIGSKLQPTLAKYQTTFDKYQKISRALRNQSQNEKARAQRFDMLQYQVNEIEKADLTDGEEEELLRERDRLNNFQTISNSLSQSLADIEGDETISPLDMIGDSMGAIESVERLGDEFKQIAENIKGAYYMLQDATGEISNQLDSLEFDQGRLDEVEARLNTIFELKRKYGDSIEQILAYYDKISAELADMQAENHNGNDLEAQLKATETSLNQLGAQLMKIRHQGAKDLTKAIHQQLADLYMEKTEFEARFNSLPAGHFNATGIETVEFYLRTNPGEAMLPLNKIASGGELSRIMLALKTIFSRVQGVTSIIFDEVDTGVSGRVAQAIADKIHGISLKSQALCITHLPQVAAMADHQDYIEKHVDQNGRTETTIEPISGKKRVNELARMLAGTTVTKLTLEHAQELLNLAEKAKQAEA is encoded by the coding sequence ATGTTAAAAGAAATTTCAATTAAAAATTTTGCGATTATTGAGCAACTGGCAGTAAACTTTGAAACTGGCATGACGGTTTTAACGGGTGAAACTGGTGCCGGGAAATCCATTATTATTGATGCCGTTGGTCTACTAGCCGGAGGACGTGGTTCTCAACATTTCATTCGAACTGGGGCTAACAAAGCGGTGCTGCAGGGGCTGTTTCAAGTTCCGCCAGCTGGGATTGCAGAACAAAAGTTGGATGAATTTGGCATTGATCATGATGATGACAACATTATTTTGCAGCGCGAACTGTATCGGAATGGACGCAACATCTGTCGGGTGAATGGGATGCTCGTGAATACGACGACTTTGAAGCAAATTGGAGAGACGCTGGTTGATATCTATGGGCAAAACGAACATCAAGCGTTGATGCAGCCTGATCAGCACTTAAGTTTACTGGATGAATTTATCGGCTCTAAACTACAACCAACGTTGGCAAAATATCAAACCACTTTTGATAAATACCAAAAGATTAGTCGTGCCCTTCGCAATCAAAGCCAGAATGAGAAAGCCCGAGCTCAGCGTTTTGACATGTTGCAGTATCAGGTGAATGAAATTGAAAAAGCTGATTTAACCGATGGAGAAGAAGAAGAACTGTTGCGAGAACGAGATCGGCTGAATAACTTTCAGACCATCAGCAATAGTCTTAGTCAAAGTCTAGCGGATATCGAAGGAGACGAAACGATTAGTCCTTTAGATATGATTGGTGATTCGATGGGAGCCATTGAGTCGGTTGAACGGTTAGGAGACGAGTTTAAACAAATTGCAGAGAACATTAAGGGCGCGTACTACATGCTCCAAGATGCAACTGGTGAAATTTCTAATCAGCTAGATTCTTTGGAATTTGATCAAGGCCGGCTCGATGAGGTAGAGGCCCGGTTAAATACAATCTTTGAATTAAAGCGCAAATATGGGGATTCCATTGAACAAATCTTGGCTTACTATGACAAAATTTCGGCTGAATTAGCTGATATGCAGGCAGAAAACCACAACGGTAATGATTTAGAAGCACAATTAAAAGCCACTGAAACTAGCTTGAACCAACTGGGAGCCCAGTTGATGAAAATTAGACATCAGGGTGCCAAAGACCTGACCAAGGCAATTCACCAGCAACTAGCGGATTTGTACATGGAGAAAACCGAATTTGAAGCCCGGTTTAATAGTCTGCCGGCGGGACATTTTAATGCGACTGGGATTGAAACTGTAGAATTTTACCTCCGTACTAATCCAGGGGAGGCAATGCTTCCTTTGAATAAAATTGCTTCTGGAGGAGAACTATCTCGGATTATGCTGGCACTCAAAACGATTTTTTCTCGAGTGCAGGGAGTAACTTCAATTATCTTTGACGAAGTGGATACCGGAGTCTCTGGTCGGGTCGCCCAAGCGATTGCGGATAAGATTCATGGCATCAGCTTAAAGTCGCAGGCGCTTTGCATTACTCACTTACCGCAAGTGGCTGCGATGGCTGATCACCAGGATTACATTGAAAAACACGTTGATCAGAACGGCCGAACGGAAACCACGATTGAACCAATTTCCGGAAAGAAGCGGGTGAATGAGTTAGCCCGGATGTTGGCTGGGACAACTGTGACTAAACTAACGTTGGAACA